A stretch of the Mycolicibacterium celeriflavum genome encodes the following:
- a CDS encoding alpha/beta fold hydrolase gives MPRKLPRDPLHVGSGEPMLLLHPFMMSQNVWKKVAPLIADTGRYEVFAPTMLGHNGGGKGPFFLDSASLADDVERRLDALGWDTAHIVGNSLGGWVAFELERRGRARTLTGIAPAGGWKHFTPAKFEIVGKFLAGLPIWLVALALKERVLKLPITRHLTYPAVSATVDGLSDEDVRDIIDDVSHCPAYYQLLVKALLMPGLLELAEGKAPTHLVICEKDRVLPHPRFTRHFSTHLPSSTEVTHLDGVGHIPMFEAPQRVADVILEFVDRYATPQPREALGG, from the coding sequence ATGCCTAGAAAGTTGCCACGCGACCCACTCCACGTCGGCTCCGGCGAGCCAATGCTGTTGCTACACCCGTTCATGATGTCGCAGAACGTGTGGAAGAAAGTCGCCCCGCTGATTGCCGACACCGGCCGGTACGAGGTGTTCGCACCAACCATGCTCGGCCACAACGGCGGCGGCAAGGGCCCCTTCTTCCTCGACTCCGCCTCGCTGGCCGACGACGTCGAGCGCAGGCTCGACGCGCTCGGCTGGGACACCGCGCACATCGTCGGCAACTCGCTGGGCGGCTGGGTGGCTTTTGAACTCGAGCGCCGCGGCCGCGCCCGCACGCTGACCGGCATCGCCCCCGCCGGCGGCTGGAAGCACTTCACGCCCGCGAAGTTCGAGATCGTCGGTAAGTTTCTCGCGGGCCTGCCGATCTGGCTGGTGGCGCTGGCGCTCAAAGAGCGGGTACTGAAGCTGCCGATCACCCGGCATCTGACGTACCCCGCGGTCAGCGCCACGGTGGACGGCCTGTCCGACGAGGACGTGCGCGACATCATCGACGACGTCTCGCACTGCCCGGCGTACTACCAGCTTTTGGTGAAGGCGCTGTTGATGCCGGGCCTTCTGGAACTGGCCGAAGGCAAAGCGCCGACACACCTGGTGATCTGCGAGAAGGATCGGGTGCTGCCGCATCCGCGGTTCACCCGCCATTTCAGCACGCACCTACCGTCGAGCACAGAGGTCACCCACCTCGACGGTGTCGGGCACATCCCGATGTTCGAGGCGCCACAACGGGTCGCCGACGTGATCCTCGAGTTCGTCGACCGGTACGCGACACCGCAACCCAGGGAAGCGCTCGGCGGCTAA
- a CDS encoding exodeoxyribonuclease III translates to MIVSTVNVNGIRAAVKQRSAQNLGLLPWLTETTADVVCLQETRADDAQLAAALAPALSDGWHLASAEPHVKGRSGVAVLSRHRIEATRLIESDEFGSHGRYLEADTAGLTVASVYIQTGEAGTPRQSEKERFMAVLAARMAKLACAGRDAVVCGDWNIAHTENDIKNWKGNVKKSGFLPAERQWLSELLGTGWADVVRELHPGRPGPYAWWSWRGRAFDNDAGWRIDYQLATPELAARAVAARVERAAAYALRWSDHAPVTVEYR, encoded by the coding sequence CTGATCGTCAGCACCGTCAACGTCAACGGGATCCGGGCCGCCGTCAAGCAGCGGTCTGCGCAGAACCTCGGACTGCTGCCCTGGCTGACCGAAACCACCGCCGACGTGGTGTGCCTACAGGAGACTCGGGCCGACGACGCACAGTTGGCCGCCGCGTTGGCGCCGGCGCTGTCCGACGGTTGGCATTTGGCGTCCGCCGAACCGCATGTCAAGGGCCGCAGCGGCGTTGCCGTTCTGTCCCGTCACCGGATCGAGGCCACGCGGCTCATCGAGTCCGACGAATTCGGTTCGCACGGACGGTACCTGGAGGCCGACACCGCTGGACTGACGGTCGCCAGCGTGTACATCCAGACCGGCGAGGCGGGCACGCCGCGACAGTCGGAGAAGGAACGGTTCATGGCGGTGCTCGCCGCGCGGATGGCGAAGCTGGCGTGCGCGGGCCGCGACGCCGTCGTCTGCGGCGACTGGAACATCGCCCACACCGAGAACGACATCAAGAACTGGAAGGGCAACGTCAAGAAGTCGGGCTTTCTGCCGGCCGAACGGCAGTGGCTCAGCGAGCTTCTCGGGACGGGATGGGCGGATGTGGTCCGCGAGTTGCACCCCGGTCGGCCGGGCCCGTACGCATGGTGGTCCTGGCGTGGCCGGGCCTTCGACAACGACGCGGGCTGGCGCATCGACTACCAGTTGGCGACGCCGGAGTTGGCGGCGCGTGCGGTGGCGGCAAGGGTCGAACGCGCCGCGGCGTACGCGCTGCGCTGGTCCGACCACGCGCCAGTGACGGTCGAATACCGATAG
- a CDS encoding NADP-dependent isocitrate dehydrogenase, giving the protein MTAEQPTIIYTLTDEAPLLATYAFLPIVRTFTEPAGINVETSDISVAARILAEFSDRLTEEQRVPDNLARLGELTAQPDTNIIKLPNISASVPQLLAAIKELKGKGYDLPDYPGEPKTDEEKKIKDRYAKILGSAVNPVLRQGNSDRRAPKAVKEYARKHPHSMGEWSQASRTHVATMKRGDFYHGEKSMTLDKDRKVKMVLETKSGETLVLKPEVALDDGDIIDSMFMSKKALCEFFEEQIEDAYKTGVMFSLHVKATMMKVSHPIVFGHAVKVFYKEAFAKHQKVLDELGVNVNNGMSDLYDKIQSLPASQREEIVQDIHAVHEHRPELAMVDSARGITNFHSPSDVIVDASMPAMIRLGGKMYGADGRTKDTKAVNPESTFSRIYQEMVNFCKTHGQFDPTTMGTVPNVGLMAQKAEEYGSHDKTFEIPEDGVANIVDIDTGEVLLTQKVETGDIWRMPVVKDAAIRDWVKLAVTRARASDMTALFWLDTERPHEVELRKKVKEYLNEHDTEGLKIQIMPQVWAMRYTLERLIRGQDTIAVTGNILRDYLTDLFPILELGTSAKMLSIVPLMAGGGMYETGAGGSAPKHVHQLVEENHLRWDSLGEFLALGACFEDIGRKTDNKRAVLLGKTLDSAIGKLLDNNKSPSRKTGELDNRGSQFYLAMYWAQELAEQTDDKELADHFAGLAKTLGENEDAIITELAEVQGDSVDIGGYYYPDREKTTAVMRPSKTLNSVLEGATVQPVTEA; this is encoded by the coding sequence ATGACTGCCGAGCAGCCGACCATCATCTACACGCTGACCGACGAGGCGCCGCTGCTGGCGACCTACGCGTTCCTGCCGATCGTTCGCACGTTCACCGAACCGGCCGGCATCAACGTCGAGACAAGCGACATCTCGGTGGCGGCGCGCATCCTCGCCGAGTTCTCCGACCGGCTGACCGAAGAGCAGCGCGTCCCCGACAACCTTGCCCGGTTGGGGGAGCTGACTGCGCAACCGGACACCAACATCATAAAGCTGCCGAACATCAGCGCTTCGGTGCCTCAGCTGCTGGCCGCGATCAAGGAGTTGAAGGGCAAGGGCTACGACCTGCCGGACTACCCCGGTGAGCCGAAGACCGACGAGGAGAAGAAGATCAAGGATCGCTACGCCAAGATCCTCGGCAGCGCGGTGAACCCGGTTCTGCGGCAAGGTAATTCGGACCGTCGCGCGCCGAAGGCCGTCAAGGAGTACGCGCGCAAGCATCCGCACAGCATGGGGGAGTGGTCGCAGGCGTCGCGCACTCACGTGGCCACCATGAAGCGCGGCGACTTCTACCACGGCGAGAAGTCGATGACGCTCGACAAGGACCGCAAGGTCAAGATGGTGCTCGAGACCAAAAGCGGCGAGACGCTGGTCCTCAAGCCGGAAGTGGCGCTCGACGACGGCGACATCATCGACAGCATGTTCATGAGCAAAAAGGCGTTGTGCGAGTTCTTCGAGGAACAGATCGAGGACGCCTACAAGACCGGCGTGATGTTCTCGCTGCACGTCAAGGCCACCATGATGAAGGTGTCGCACCCGATCGTGTTCGGGCACGCGGTCAAGGTCTTCTACAAGGAGGCGTTCGCCAAGCACCAGAAGGTGCTCGACGAACTCGGGGTCAACGTCAACAACGGAATGTCGGATCTGTACGACAAGATCCAGTCGCTGCCGGCATCGCAACGCGAAGAGATCGTCCAGGACATCCATGCCGTGCACGAGCACCGGCCGGAACTGGCCATGGTCGACTCGGCCCGCGGCATCACCAACTTCCACTCGCCCAGCGACGTGATCGTCGACGCGTCGATGCCGGCCATGATCCGGCTCGGCGGAAAGATGTACGGCGCGGACGGGCGCACCAAGGACACCAAGGCGGTCAATCCGGAATCCACCTTCAGCCGCATCTATCAGGAGATGGTGAACTTCTGTAAGACCCATGGGCAGTTCGATCCCACGACCATGGGCACGGTTCCGAACGTCGGGTTGATGGCGCAGAAGGCCGAGGAGTACGGCAGCCACGACAAGACCTTCGAGATTCCCGAGGACGGGGTCGCCAACATCGTCGACATCGACACCGGCGAGGTACTACTGACGCAGAAGGTCGAGACCGGCGACATCTGGCGGATGCCCGTCGTCAAGGACGCCGCGATCCGGGACTGGGTCAAGCTGGCCGTCACGCGGGCCCGGGCCTCGGACATGACCGCCTTGTTCTGGCTCGACACCGAGCGTCCGCACGAGGTCGAATTGCGCAAGAAGGTCAAGGAGTACCTGAACGAGCACGACACCGAGGGCCTGAAGATCCAGATCATGCCGCAGGTGTGGGCGATGCGGTACACGCTGGAGCGGTTGATCCGCGGCCAGGACACGATCGCCGTGACCGGCAACATCCTGCGCGACTATCTGACCGACCTGTTCCCCATCCTCGAGTTGGGCACCAGCGCCAAGATGCTCTCGATCGTGCCGCTGATGGCCGGTGGCGGCATGTACGAGACCGGCGCGGGCGGTTCGGCCCCCAAGCACGTCCACCAGCTGGTCGAGGAGAACCACCTGCGCTGGGACTCGCTCGGTGAATTCCTCGCGCTCGGCGCGTGTTTCGAGGACATCGGCCGCAAGACCGACAACAAGCGCGCCGTGTTGCTGGGCAAGACGCTCGACTCGGCGATCGGAAAGCTGTTGGACAACAACAAGAGCCCGTCACGCAAGACCGGCGAGCTGGACAACCGGGGCAGCCAGTTCTACCTCGCCATGTACTGGGCGCAGGAACTCGCCGAGCAGACCGACGACAAGGAACTGGCCGATCACTTCGCCGGGCTCGCCAAGACGCTTGGCGAGAACGAGGACGCCATCATCACCGAACTCGCCGAGGTGCAAGGTGATTCGGTCGACATCGGCGGTTACTACTACCCGGACCGCGAGAAGACCACGGCGGTGATGCGGCCGAGCAAGACGCTGAACTCGGTGCTGGAAGGCGCGACTGTTCAGCCGGTGACGGAGGCTTAG